CACGGTTCAAAGTGATTATTGTGGGTGCAGGACCGGCAGGACTTTTTGCTGCTTTACAATTAATTGAGCTTGGTATTAAACCAATTGTTGTTGAAAGAGGAAAAGATGTTCGATCAAGAAGAAGGGATCTTGCGCTGTTAAATAAGGAAGGAGAAATTAACCCGGAGAGCAACTACTGTTTTGGTGAAGGTGGCGCAGGTACTTATAGTGATGGCAAATTATATACACGCAGCAGTAAGAGAGGAAACATAGACCGTATTCTGCAACTGTTTGTTCGTTTTGGTGCTGAAGAAAAAATTCTATACCAGAGTCATCCGCATATCGGCACCAACAAATTGCCGCATATCATTACTGCTATGAGAGAATTTATTCTTTCCTGCGGCGCTGAAATTCATTTTGAAACAAAGCTTACTGATTTTATTGTTGAGAAAGACACATTGAAAGGAATTCAGGTGAATCATTCAGCAGTAATTCATGCCGATGCTGTAATCCTTGCAACAGGGCACAGTGCAAGAGATATTTTTGAATTACTTCATCAAAACAATATTTTAATTGAAGCAAAACCCTTTGCATTAGGTGTGCGAATAGAACATCCGCAGACATTAATCGATTCTATTCAATACCGTTGTCCTGTTCGTGATGAGTTTTTACCTCCTGCATCTTACAGTTTGGTGGAACAGGTAAAGGGAAAAGGCGTCTTCAGTTTTTGCATGTGCCCCGGTGGCATTATTGCTCCTGCAGCAACTTCAGCAGGCGAATTGGTCGTAAACGGATGGAGTCCTTCCAAACGCAACAATCCTTTTGCAAACAGTGGAATGGTTGTAACGATTGAGATGAAAGATGCTGTACAGTATTTCAAAAAACAAAAGCCTGATTCAGCTATTTCAGAAAATGATCCGTTGCTGATGATGAAGTTTCAACAGGCCATTGAACAAAAATCCTTTGATGCAGGTGGTGGCAAATTTGTTGCTCCTGCTCAACGAATGGTGGACATGTTTGAAAAGAAAACATCTTCGTCACTCCCCGATTGTTCTTATCTGCCCGGTATCAACAGCGTGTCATTGGCCACTGTATTGCCCGATTTTGTTTTTGAAGATCTTCGTCTTGCTTTCAAAGCATTTGGCCAGAAGATGCGGGGCTATTTTACCAATGAAGCCATTGCAGTGGCAACAGAATCAAGAACATCCTCCCCTGTGCGTATTCCAAGAGATAATGAAACCTTGCAGCATCCCCAGATAAAAGGAATCTATCCCTGTGGTGAAGGGGCAGGTTATGCAGGCGGAATTGTGAGTGCTGCCATGGATGGTGAACGGGTTGCCCATATGATTGCGCAGCAGATGAACCATTCATCAACAAATATTTTTTCCTGATTTTCCTGCGCTTACCTTGTAACAAATTTCCAACTCAGTATACTAACTATCAATATGAGCACAATCTTAGAAGTTCAGAACCTGAAGAAATACTTCTCTTCGCAAAAAGCTGTTGATGATATCAGCTTTACCATTCACAAAGGATCCATCTTTGGCTTGCTTGGCCCCAACGGTGCAGGTAAAACAACATTGATCAGGATGATCACAGGAATTTTTTATCCTGATGCAGGTACTATCAACCTCAATGGAAAAAAATTCGACGCAACTGAAGACGTTATTAATATCGGTTACATGCCCGAAGAACGTGGACTGTACAAAAAGATGAAAGTGGGCGAACAGGCAATGTACCTGGCGCAATTAAAAGGCATGGGTAAGAAAGAAGCCTTTGTGAAAGTGAAGGAATGGTTTGAAAAATTTGAAATGGAGAGCTGGTGGAATAAGAAAGTAGAAGACCTTTCAAAAGGAATGAGCCAGAAACTTCAGTTTGTTACAACTGTTCTGCACGAACCAAAGCTGGTGATACTGGACGAACCTTTCAGCGGATTGGATCCTGTAAATACAAACCTCATTAAAGATGAAATTTACAACCTTGCACAGAAAGGAACCACCATCATCTTCAGTACACACCGAATGGAACAGGTGGAAGAAATCTGCGATCATATTGTACTGGTGAACAGGGGCAGCAAAATTCTTGACGGAACAGTGAAAGATATCAAGCAGCAGTTTAAACAAAATATTTTTACTGCGGAAGTGGATCATTTACCTGCCGTATTGCAACATGCTTCTTTCTCCATTGTAAAACAGAAGGCGAATAACCTTACTGTAAAAATTAATGAAGGTTACAAATCAAATGATGTGCTGATGCATTTCATTAACCAGCAAAGCGGCATCATTGCCTATCATGAAATACTTCCTTCACTCAATGAAATTTTCATAAGACTGGTGGAAGGAACACCCACTGCAAGACAATTTGAACACATTACTGCTTAATACCTCATTTACATGAATAAGATACTCATCATCATCAAAAGAGAATATGTTACAAGAGTCCGTAACAAAACATTTCTGCTTTCTACTTTCTTGTTTCCACTGCTCATGTTTGCACTCATTTTTGGCGGTGCATTCATTGGCGCCAATGGAACCGAACAACGCAAGATTGCCGTGAATGATCAAAGCGGAATGTATAAGAACAATTTCAAAACCGGTTCAGCTGTTGACTTTGGTTACCCTGACGGAGTTGACAGAAGCAATTATAAAGAAAAAGGCTTTGAAGGGGTATTGATTATTTATTCTGCTGATAAACAAAAAGCCGATTCAGTAAGATTGTATACTGAAAAGCAGCTGGGTCTTGGTACTGACGAATCAATCAAAAACCAGATACAGAAGATCAATGAAAACAAGATGCTGATGGAACGTGGCGTAACAAGAACCACACTTGATTCCATTCGCCAGCAAAGTGAAAGCAAAGAATCGCTCAACTACCGTTCTTACCAGGTAAAGGGAACTGAAATAAAGGAAGACAACAAGATGCTTGCACTGGCCATTGGTTATATCAGCGGTTTCATCATCTATATTGTTCTGTTTATTTATGGTGCAGCAGTAATGCGTGGTGTAATGGAAGAAAAAACAAATCGTATTGCAGAAGTAATGGTGAGCAGTGTAAAACCATTTCAACTGATGCTGGGTAAGATCATTGGTATTGCAGCTGTAGGATTAACACAGTTGTTTTTATGGATCATTCTCATTTTTGCACTGTCCTTCCTCAGTAGTTTGTTTATTTCACCAGAGATCCTGGAACAGGCAAAACATATGAACGAAGGAATGTCACCAATGTCCCAAGGCAGTTCCATTCAATTCATGATAGCAAATGTAACAACAACGTTATCAACTCCAAACTGGAGTTTAATTATTCCCTGCTTTATTTTCTATTTCTTATTTGGATATTTATTTTATGCAGCCTTATTTGCAGCAGTAGGAAGTGTAGTAAATGAAGATCCGCAGGAAGCACAGTCATTGATGATGCCGATTATGCTGCCAATTATCCTGGCCATTTTTATTATGATGAATGCTGTTCAAAATCCCGGTGGTTCACTTGCATTTTGGGGAAGTGTTATACCATTTACATCACCCATTGTTATGATGGCGAGAATTCCATTTGGAGTTCCGTGGTGGCAACTGGGTTTATCAATGATTTCACTCATTGGTGGGTTCCTGTGTACCACATGGCTGAGTGCAAAAATTTACAGAACCGGAATTTTATTGTACGGTAAAAAAGTAACCATGAAAGAAATGGCCAAATGGGCTTTCAAAAAATCATAAACGGAAACAACCGGAAACAAAAATGCCTCAGCAATTGCTGAGGCATTTTTTTATTTGATAATTACCTAAAAAGAATGAATCGTAATGGGTGCAATAAAAGGCTGATGTATTTCTTCTTCTGCTTCAATTACTTCAAAGTCAACTTTTAAAACTATTCCTTCCTTTATAATAATCCCGTCTTTCCTGGAAGCCTTATATCCTACTTTGTCAATTATAATTGATTGCTCACCTACGGGAACATTACTGATCTTAAAGTTTCCGTTGGCATCTGTCATAATCTCCTTCTGGAAAGATGCCTTTTTAATTG
This portion of the Chitinophagaceae bacterium genome encodes:
- a CDS encoding FAD-binding protein; amino-acid sequence: MQQQITLRLLPSQASNQDIIHEQIAQYAGVNAASVNGFHIIKQSIDARSKQPWVNLSVLAFINEPVQEREKIDFTFKDVHDARFKVIIVGAGPAGLFAALQLIELGIKPIVVERGKDVRSRRRDLALLNKEGEINPESNYCFGEGGAGTYSDGKLYTRSSKRGNIDRILQLFVRFGAEEKILYQSHPHIGTNKLPHIITAMREFILSCGAEIHFETKLTDFIVEKDTLKGIQVNHSAVIHADAVILATGHSARDIFELLHQNNILIEAKPFALGVRIEHPQTLIDSIQYRCPVRDEFLPPASYSLVEQVKGKGVFSFCMCPGGIIAPAATSAGELVVNGWSPSKRNNPFANSGMVVTIEMKDAVQYFKKQKPDSAISENDPLLMMKFQQAIEQKSFDAGGGKFVAPAQRMVDMFEKKTSSSLPDCSYLPGINSVSLATVLPDFVFEDLRLAFKAFGQKMRGYFTNEAIAVATESRTSSPVRIPRDNETLQHPQIKGIYPCGEGAGYAGGIVSAAMDGERVAHMIAQQMNHSSTNIFS
- a CDS encoding ATP-binding cassette domain-containing protein, whose translation is MSTILEVQNLKKYFSSQKAVDDISFTIHKGSIFGLLGPNGAGKTTLIRMITGIFYPDAGTINLNGKKFDATEDVINIGYMPEERGLYKKMKVGEQAMYLAQLKGMGKKEAFVKVKEWFEKFEMESWWNKKVEDLSKGMSQKLQFVTTVLHEPKLVILDEPFSGLDPVNTNLIKDEIYNLAQKGTTIIFSTHRMEQVEEICDHIVLVNRGSKILDGTVKDIKQQFKQNIFTAEVDHLPAVLQHASFSIVKQKANNLTVKINEGYKSNDVLMHFINQQSGIIAYHEILPSLNEIFIRLVEGTPTARQFEHITA
- a CDS encoding ABC transporter permease, whose amino-acid sequence is MNKILIIIKREYVTRVRNKTFLLSTFLFPLLMFALIFGGAFIGANGTEQRKIAVNDQSGMYKNNFKTGSAVDFGYPDGVDRSNYKEKGFEGVLIIYSADKQKADSVRLYTEKQLGLGTDESIKNQIQKINENKMLMERGVTRTTLDSIRQQSESKESLNYRSYQVKGTEIKEDNKMLALAIGYISGFIIYIVLFIYGAAVMRGVMEEKTNRIAEVMVSSVKPFQLMLGKIIGIAAVGLTQLFLWIILIFALSFLSSLFISPEILEQAKHMNEGMSPMSQGSSIQFMIANVTTTLSTPNWSLIIPCFIFYFLFGYLFYAALFAAVGSVVNEDPQEAQSLMMPIMLPIILAIFIMMNAVQNPGGSLAFWGSVIPFTSPIVMMARIPFGVPWWQLGLSMISLIGGFLCTTWLSAKIYRTGILLYGKKVTMKEMAKWAFKKS
- a CDS encoding carboxypeptidase regulatory-like domain-containing protein, which gives rise to MKKILLAAVLMTGFSVVSRAGVDDRNETGSVQGTIFDAETKKPVANVTFTATIKKASFQKEIMTDANGNFKISNVPVGEQSIIIDKVGYKASRKDGIIIKEGIVLKVDFEVIEAEEEIHQPFIAPITIHSF